In a single window of the Arthrobacter sp. StoSoilA2 genome:
- the nboR gene encoding nicotine blue oxidoreductase has protein sequence MTESGVAPTTGVLLAAGAGTRLGRGPKALLPYRGRTLVEVLADTLFDGGCREVVVVVGAEADRVRSTTDLRTYTVVENKNWAKGMAGSFRAGIEAASPGHSIMVALVDQPGLTPTAVSRLLGSHRPGRVTAAAYPDESGRLKRRHPVIIDVGLRSQAAEAANGDTGARSFLKAHPGLVDLVDCSDLCSGEDLDTKDQLHLLED, from the coding sequence ATGACTGAATCCGGCGTGGCGCCCACTACGGGCGTCTTGCTTGCTGCGGGGGCCGGTACGCGCTTGGGCCGCGGACCCAAGGCGCTGCTCCCCTACCGCGGCCGAACGCTGGTTGAGGTGCTCGCCGATACGCTGTTCGACGGCGGCTGCCGGGAGGTCGTTGTGGTTGTTGGGGCCGAGGCGGACCGCGTTCGAAGCACCACCGACCTACGGACGTATACGGTGGTGGAGAACAAGAACTGGGCCAAAGGCATGGCGGGTTCTTTCCGCGCAGGAATCGAGGCCGCGTCACCCGGACACAGCATCATGGTGGCGTTGGTGGACCAGCCCGGATTAACCCCGACGGCGGTCAGCAGATTGCTGGGCAGCCACCGTCCCGGTCGGGTCACGGCAGCCGCCTATCCTGACGAGTCAGGCCGCCTTAAGCGTCGGCACCCGGTGATTATCGACGTCGGGCTCCGATCCCAAGCGGCGGAAGCCGCGAATGGTGACACGGGGGCGCGATCCTTCCTCAAGGCGCATCCGGGCCTGGTGGACCTGGTGGATTGCAGCGATCTCTGCTCGGGCGAGGACCTGGATACGAAGGACCAGTTGCACTTGCTGGAGGACTGA
- a CDS encoding GNAT family N-acetyltransferase: protein MIQIAPDDPTRPDVHQLLSEHLADMFATSPAESVHALDHSALSHETITFWTAREDGVLLGCGALKELAAGHAEIKSMRTTTAARGRGVATRMLEHIVAEAGRRGYERVSLETGTEEYFAPARRLYARHGFTECPPFADYTLDPNSVFMELTLSPK from the coding sequence ATGATCCAGATTGCACCTGACGATCCCACGCGCCCGGATGTTCATCAGCTCCTCAGCGAGCATCTGGCGGATATGTTTGCGACGTCGCCGGCAGAAAGCGTGCACGCGTTGGACCATTCGGCGTTGTCGCATGAAACGATCACGTTCTGGACAGCCCGCGAGGACGGCGTGTTGCTTGGATGCGGGGCGCTGAAGGAACTGGCCGCGGGGCATGCTGAGATCAAGTCGATGCGCACCACCACCGCTGCCCGTGGGCGGGGAGTGGCCACCCGCATGCTCGAACATATCGTGGCCGAAGCCGGCCGGCGGGGATACGAACGTGTGAGCTTGGAAACGGGAACCGAAGAGTACTTTGCGCCCGCGCGTCGCTTGTATGCCAGGCATGGATTCACCGAATGCCCGCCCTTCGCCGACTACACCCTGGACCCGAACAGCGTGTTCATGGAGCTCACCCTCTCGCCCAAGTAG